TCCGAGGAGTTCACCAACGAGTTCATCAACTCGATCCGCGACGGCAAGGGCGACAGCTTCCGCAAGCGCTACCGCGAGATGGACATCCTGCTCGTCGACGACATCCAGTTCCTGGCGGACAAGGAGTCGACGCAGGAGGAGTTCTTCCACACCTTCAACACGCTCCACAACGCCAACAAGCAGATCGTGCTGTCCTCCGACCGGCCGCCCAGGCAGCTGGTGACGCTGGAGGACCGGTTGCGGAACCGTTTCGAGTGGGGCCTGACCACCGACGTCCAGCCGCCCGAGCTGGAGACGCGCATCGCGATCCTGCGCAAGAAGGCGGTGCAGGAGCAGCTCAACGCCCCGCCGGAGGTGCTGGAGTTCATCGCCTCCCGGATCTCGCGCAACATCCGCGAGCTGGAGGGCGCGCTGATCAGGGTCACGGCGTTCGCCTCGCTCAACCGGCAGCCGGTCGACCTGGGCCTGACGGAGATCGTCCTGAAGGACCTGATCCCGGGTGGCGAGGACTCGGCCCCCGAGATCACCTCGACGGCCATCATGGGCGCGACCGCCGACTACTTCGGGCTCACCGTCGAGGACCTGTGCGGCACCTCGCGCGGGCGAGCGCTGGTGACGGCCCGGCAGATCGCCATGTACCTGTGCCGTGAGCTGACGGACCTCTCGCTGCCGAAGATCGGCGCGCTGTTCGGCGGCCGGGACCACACCACGGTGATGCACGCGGACCGCAAGATCCGCAATCTGATGGCCGAGCGGCGCTCCATCTACAACCAGGTGACCGAGCTGACCAACCGCATCAAGAACGGCTGAGGGCCGCAGGCCTACGTTCCCGCGCCCACTCGACGAGGCGCCCCCGGGGGAGACCTGGGGGCGCCTTCTCCGTGCCCCGGCGCCCCGCGGGACGGCGGCTCCGGCGCCCTTCGGGACGGCCGCCCCGGCGTCCCTCGCCTTCCCATCAGGCCCCTCCCGTCTCTCCCGCCCCCTGGCGTCTCCACCGGCCGCTCCGGTGCCACGCCTCGCTCTCCCGTCCGCTCCGCCCCTCGCCCGGCGCTCCCACCGCCGCCGTCCGTCGCCCATCCGTCCCCCGCCGACCCTCCTGCCCGCCCCTCGACCGCACCCCACGCCGGCCTCTCCGCATGCGGGCTGTTCGAATACTCGCCGGGTTACGGCCGCCCTCCACAGATTCGGCGACTTTTTCCCGTCCACACCTTGGGGACCGGGAAGTTGTCCCAACGCCGTCCACAGGCCAGGGTGGCGGGAGACGATCAGACCAGGTCAGCCTCCTGTGGATTCGTGGACGAACGATCTCCACAGGCTGTGGACAAGAAAATGGTCCACAGCCTGTGCATCGAGTTGTCCACGGCCGACCCACAGGCCGGAGCGGGTTGTCCCCAGCGATCGCCCGCTTCTCCACATGCCTGTCCACTGTTCGGCAACGTGACGCGCCTCCTCACCGGGTCGAGTGAAAGGCGTCACACCGAGGTGCCTGATTGGGCTGTGGGAAAGACGGGTAAACCTGGGGACGGCTCTGGGGAGAAGTCGCCGCTCCCTGTGCACGGAGTGTGCAGAACTTTCTGTTCTCCACAGAAGCGCCCGGTTGTCCACCGGCTCCGCCCACAGGCCCGGTGGACAAAATTCCTGCGCTGACCTGGGCAAACGAGGTTATCCACGGTATCCACAGGCCCTACTACTACTCCCGACTAGAGAGAGTGCGGAATCCGTTTCGAAGCGGGACCTGTGCACAACTCGCTCTCTCGGGCCCGACCGCCCCTCGGCACGACTTGACCCCGAACGGCACCTACTGTCAGTGGGGTGCGTCAGACTGGTCCCCGGTGTTCTGCCCCCCGAGGGGACCGACGACACCGACCCAGACGACGAAGGCCAGGCAGGGCGAGCAGCGCCGGCAACAGCAGGAGGCGGCAACAGTGAAGATCCGGGTGGAACGCGACGTACTCGCGGAGGCGGTGGCCTGGGCGGCCCGCAGCCTTCCGGCCCGTCCGCCGGCGCCGGTCCTCGCGGGCCTGCTGCTGAAGGCCGAGGAGGGGCAGCTGAGCCTGTCCAGCTTCGACTACGAGGTCTCCGCGCGGGTCTCGGTGGAGGCGGAGGTCGAGGAGGAGGGCACGGTCCTCGTCTCGGGCCGTCTGCTCGCGGACATCTCCCGCGCCCTCCCCAACCGGCCGGTGGAGATTTCCACAGACGGTGTACGGGCGACGGTGGTCTGCGGTTCCTCGCGCTTCACCCTCCACACCCTGCCGGTCGAGGAGTACCCGGCCCTGCCGCAGATGCCGGAGGCCACGGGCACCGTCCCCGGCGAGGTCTTCGCCGCGGCCGTGCAGCAGGTCGCCATCGCCGCGGGCCGCGACGACACGCTGCCCGTGCTCACCGGTGTGCGCATCGAGATCGAGGGCGACTCGGTCACGCTGGCCTCCACCGACCGCTACCGCTTCGCGGTCCGCGAGTTCCTGTGGAAGCCGGAGAACCCGGAGGTCTCCGCGGTCGCCCTGGTGCCCGCCAAGACGCTCCAGGACACCGCCAAGGCGCTGACCA
This region of Streptomyces ambofaciens ATCC 23877 genomic DNA includes:
- the dnaN gene encoding DNA polymerase III subunit beta; amino-acid sequence: MKIRVERDVLAEAVAWAARSLPARPPAPVLAGLLLKAEEGQLSLSSFDYEVSARVSVEAEVEEEGTVLVSGRLLADISRALPNRPVEISTDGVRATVVCGSSRFTLHTLPVEEYPALPQMPEATGTVPGEVFAAAVQQVAIAAGRDDTLPVLTGVRIEIEGDSVTLASTDRYRFAVREFLWKPENPEVSAVALVPAKTLQDTAKALTSGDQVILALAGSGAGEGLIGFEGAGRRTTTRLLEGDLPKYKTLFPTEFNSVAVIETAPFVEAVKRVALVAERNTPVRLSFEQGVLILEAGSSDDAQAVERVDAQLEGDDISIAFNPTFLLDGLSAIDSPVAQLSFTTSTKPALLSGKPAVDAEADEAYKYLIMPVRLSG